From Bacillus oleivorans, the proteins below share one genomic window:
- the addA gene encoding helicase-exonuclease AddAB subunit AddA: MNKPRWTENQEKAIFASGKDILVAAAAGSGKTAVLVERIIQKLMDEEHGYNVDELLVVTFTNASAAEMRHRIGNALEAAIKENPHSLHLRKQLTLLNRASISTLHSFCLDVVRKYYYLVDLDPNFRIADSSELALIQDEVMDELLEDSYAMEDSEEFYQLVDVFADDRSDLPLQVIIRNLYEFSRANPNPNEWFKKLIELYDIQPDTGINDLSFTKTIMESILMELNAAKSMLEQAIELAALPGGPQPKIQTYEQDIAFVQMLREAAEIGWDTLYQTIQAQGFLKAVSVKKADYDEELLKQTDTLRKKAKELVEKIKEQFFSRKPDSYLNDIRSMKPIVEGVVRLVQRYHKKFQAVKMEKSLIDFGDLEHFCLSILMEENKPSKIAKAFQERFKEILVDEYQDTNLVQETIIQLIKKGSEQNGNLFMVGDVKQSIYKFRLAEPQLFIEKYRSFWPDVKAPSGLRIDLAQNFRSRDEVLHGTNFIFKQTMGEKVGDIEYTEDAELKVNDLYPPSPFPISVILIEKDGQNDDLEENQEEDLEKSQLEARFIAKEIRALIDSGEEVYDPKIGSYRQLQFRDIVILLRSMPWAQTIMDECKELGIPVYADLSDGYFEATEVAIMLSLLKIIDNPQQDIPLAAVLRSPIVGMDEEELALVRIAHKKGSYFEAFTSFINDEVPEHSAAKKKGMDFLNYLENWRVLARRGTLSELIWQIYQDTKFLEYVGGLPGGKQRQANLRALYDRARVYETTSFRGLFRFLRFVERLQERGEDLGTARSIGEQDDVVRLMTIHRSKGLEFPYVFIAGLNKNFNMKDVQSSTLLDKELGIAMKYVDPIKRLTYPSLPQLAFARKKRLESLSEEMRILYVALTRAKEKLYLLGTISELGKSVEKWSLSGDKPGWLLPDFVRSKASSYLDWIGPALLRSKDIQEVLSEMGLSSPYKPLEHPSRFELSIISAPLLMSNDSSEKQRQNGLEAVRNGEPVGEIGDKTEALLKQMTWEYSYQSVTSMRSKMSVSELKRQREWVNREEMLPTLRRTSLFDRPSFLQEKRLTPTERGTAMHLVMQHVPLQQEVTLESIHALLNRMITIQLLTEEQAKCIDPEQILNFFESNVGARMLKAPAVYRELPFSFVLPVEDQLDEKILIQGIIDCLFEDEQGLVLIDFKSDTITGKYPNGFEQAKPELIERYKTQIELYKKAVEKIVVKPLQEACLYFFDGGHQISFINEMNNSKT, from the coding sequence ATGAATAAACCAAGATGGACTGAGAATCAGGAGAAAGCAATCTTTGCATCTGGGAAAGATATTCTGGTTGCAGCAGCAGCTGGATCAGGAAAAACCGCAGTCCTGGTAGAAAGAATTATTCAAAAGCTGATGGACGAAGAACATGGATACAATGTTGATGAATTATTAGTAGTAACTTTTACGAATGCCTCTGCAGCTGAGATGAGACACCGGATTGGAAATGCCCTTGAAGCTGCGATAAAAGAGAATCCTCATTCTCTTCATTTGCGCAAGCAATTAACCCTGTTAAATAGGGCGTCTATATCTACTCTGCACTCATTCTGCTTGGATGTCGTCCGAAAATATTATTATCTTGTTGACTTAGACCCCAATTTTAGGATAGCTGACTCAAGTGAACTGGCTCTCATTCAGGATGAAGTGATGGATGAATTGCTAGAAGACAGTTATGCGATGGAGGATTCGGAGGAATTTTATCAGCTTGTCGATGTCTTTGCCGATGATCGTTCTGACCTGCCGCTGCAGGTGATTATTCGAAATTTGTATGAGTTTTCTAGGGCCAACCCAAACCCAAACGAATGGTTTAAAAAGTTAATTGAACTGTACGATATACAACCAGATACAGGAATCAATGATCTCAGCTTTACAAAAACCATTATGGAATCTATCTTGATGGAACTTAATGCAGCTAAATCGATGTTAGAGCAGGCGATTGAATTAGCTGCTCTTCCAGGCGGTCCTCAACCCAAAATTCAAACATATGAACAAGATATAGCCTTTGTTCAGATGCTGCGAGAGGCTGCTGAAATTGGATGGGATACTTTATATCAAACAATTCAAGCTCAAGGGTTTTTGAAGGCAGTGTCGGTTAAAAAAGCAGACTATGATGAAGAATTGTTAAAGCAAACAGATACGCTGCGAAAGAAAGCGAAGGAACTGGTTGAAAAGATTAAAGAGCAATTTTTTTCAAGAAAACCAGATTCTTATCTGAATGATATAAGGTCGATGAAACCTATTGTTGAGGGAGTCGTGCGGTTAGTTCAACGATATCACAAGAAATTTCAGGCAGTGAAAATGGAAAAATCCCTGATTGATTTTGGCGATTTAGAACATTTTTGCCTGTCAATCTTAATGGAGGAAAATAAGCCCTCTAAAATTGCGAAAGCCTTTCAGGAACGATTCAAAGAAATCCTTGTCGACGAGTATCAGGACACCAACCTTGTTCAAGAAACGATTATCCAGCTGATCAAAAAAGGTTCAGAACAAAACGGGAACTTATTCATGGTAGGGGATGTCAAACAATCGATTTATAAGTTCCGATTAGCAGAACCGCAGCTCTTTATTGAGAAATATCGCTCGTTTTGGCCAGACGTAAAAGCTCCAAGCGGTTTAAGAATAGACTTGGCACAGAATTTCAGAAGCCGGGATGAAGTACTTCATGGAACTAACTTTATTTTTAAGCAAACAATGGGGGAAAAAGTAGGAGATATAGAATATACAGAGGATGCCGAGCTTAAAGTCAATGATCTCTATCCTCCTTCTCCATTTCCTATATCGGTTATTCTAATAGAAAAAGATGGTCAGAATGACGATCTGGAGGAAAACCAAGAAGAGGATCTTGAAAAATCACAGCTCGAAGCGAGATTTATAGCAAAAGAGATTCGTGCCTTAATCGATAGCGGAGAAGAAGTATACGATCCGAAAATAGGCTCATATCGACAGCTCCAGTTCAGAGATATTGTGATTTTACTGCGTTCGATGCCATGGGCACAGACTATTATGGACGAATGTAAAGAATTAGGGATACCGGTATATGCGGATCTGTCCGACGGTTATTTTGAAGCAACTGAAGTTGCTATTATGCTGTCACTCTTAAAAATTATTGATAACCCGCAGCAAGATATCCCGCTGGCTGCTGTATTACGGTCACCTATAGTTGGAATGGATGAGGAAGAATTAGCGCTAGTACGGATCGCACATAAAAAGGGGAGTTATTTTGAAGCATTTACTTCCTTCATAAACGATGAGGTTCCTGAACATAGTGCAGCTAAGAAAAAAGGAATGGACTTCCTTAATTATCTCGAAAACTGGAGAGTACTGGCAAGAAGAGGAACTTTATCAGAGCTAATTTGGCAAATCTATCAAGATACAAAGTTTTTAGAATATGTCGGCGGACTTCCAGGCGGAAAGCAAAGACAAGCCAATCTTCGCGCTCTTTACGATCGGGCAAGGGTCTACGAAACAACCTCCTTTAGAGGACTGTTCCGCTTTCTTCGTTTTGTTGAGAGATTGCAAGAACGCGGCGAGGACCTGGGGACAGCCCGTTCGATTGGGGAACAGGATGATGTTGTCCGATTAATGACGATTCACCGTTCAAAGGGATTAGAATTCCCTTATGTCTTTATTGCAGGATTAAATAAAAATTTCAATATGAAAGATGTGCAGTCATCAACCCTTTTAGATAAGGAGCTTGGCATAGCCATGAAATATGTTGATCCGATAAAACGGCTCACTTATCCATCTTTGCCGCAATTAGCGTTTGCCCGTAAAAAACGCCTAGAATCGCTATCAGAAGAAATGAGAATTTTGTATGTAGCCTTAACGCGGGCCAAGGAAAAATTGTATCTGTTAGGGACAATTTCTGAGCTTGGAAAATCTGTTGAAAAATGGAGTTTATCCGGGGACAAACCTGGCTGGCTTTTACCTGACTTTGTCCGGTCTAAGGCTTCTTCCTATTTAGACTGGATTGGTCCTGCTCTTTTAAGATCTAAAGATATTCAGGAAGTACTTAGCGAAATGGGTTTATCATCTCCTTATAAGCCGCTTGAACATCCGTCACGCTTTGAACTTTCTATTATTTCAGCTCCTTTACTAATGAGCAATGACTCAAGTGAGAAGCAAAGACAAAATGGGCTTGAGGCAGTCCGAAATGGAGAGCCCGTTGGAGAGATTGGAGATAAAACAGAGGCACTTCTAAAGCAAATGACATGGGAGTACTCATATCAATCGGTAACCAGCATGCGCTCAAAAATGTCTGTTTCTGAGTTGAAAAGACAGCGGGAATGGGTTAATCGAGAAGAGATGCTCCCTACCTTGCGTCGTACCTCTTTGTTTGACCGGCCAAGCTTTTTACAAGAAAAAAGGCTTACTCCAACTGAACGGGGGACGGCGATGCACCTAGTCATGCAGCATGTTCCGTTACAGCAGGAAGTTACTTTGGAAAGTATTCATGCTTTATTAAATCGTATGATAACGATTCAGTTGCTTACAGAAGAACAAGCAAAATGCATTGATCCGGAGCAAATCCTGAATTTTTTTGAATCCAACGTCGGAGCGAGAATGCTAAAGGCTCCTGCTGTATACCGAGAGCTTCCATTTAGCTTTGTTTTACCGGTAGAAGATCAACTGGATGAAAAAATTCTGATCCAAGGGATCATTGACTGCTTATTTGAAGATGAACAGGGATTGGTACTAATCGATTTTAAATCCGATACAATCACAGGGAAGTACCCGAATGGATTTGAACAGGCAAAACCTGAGTTGATAGAACGATATAAAACCCAAATTGAATTATATAAAAAAGCGGTAGAAAAAATTGTGGTCAAGCCTCTCCAAGAAGCATGTCTATATTTCTTTGACGGAGGTCATCAAATTTCATTTATTAACGAAATGAATAATAGCAAGACCTAA
- a CDS encoding spore germination protein: MPAIVGPIQIFSVSGGEVQFGDTFYVSPKSSHKTISGSGAHNTGPFIINNNFLSASNYIDLNAIDQPITGNA, encoded by the coding sequence ATGCCTGCCATAGTAGGTCCTATTCAAATCTTTTCGGTAAGCGGTGGCGAGGTACAGTTTGGTGATACCTTTTATGTTTCTCCTAAGAGCAGTCACAAAACGATTTCCGGGTCAGGTGCCCATAATACTGGTCCGTTTATCATTAACAATAATTTCCTAAGTGCGAGCAACTACATCGATTTAAATGCGATTGATCAGCCTATCACCGGAAATGCATAA
- a CDS encoding spore germination protein GerPE: protein MWKRISHVNRLLFNTVSFSSLVRLGDTNTICSRADVFAVQREEEIFFGYEGPVDGPEISIFSERIPLPPKGNVRANFYQYNPNIFVNKVDITATSTSSIVKVGNIGKAYMESRVKHIRQLKPKEND, encoded by the coding sequence ATGTGGAAGAGAATATCACACGTCAATCGTTTATTATTCAATACGGTCAGCTTTAGTTCCTTAGTCCGTTTAGGGGATACCAATACGATTTGTTCACGAGCTGATGTATTTGCAGTTCAAAGAGAAGAGGAAATCTTTTTTGGTTATGAGGGACCAGTCGATGGGCCAGAAATCTCTATTTTTTCCGAACGAATTCCATTACCGCCTAAAGGGAATGTCAGAGCCAATTTTTATCAATATAACCCTAATATTTTTGTTAATAAAGTTGATATTACAGCAACATCCACATCTTCTATAGTGAAGGTTGGAAATATTGGGAAAGCCTACATGGAATCGAGGGTTAAACATATTCGCCAATTAAAGCCAAAGGAGAACGATTAA
- a CDS encoding spore gernimation protein GerPD: protein MEFNVLNRELSVGSIHIVGVTSASLVQIGDSETIQLAATFDTPPEALIIGPFVPLTPEG, encoded by the coding sequence ATGGAGTTTAATGTATTAAATCGAGAATTATCAGTTGGCTCAATTCATATAGTTGGAGTCACGAGTGCTTCTTTAGTGCAGATTGGCGATTCTGAAACGATTCAGCTCGCTGCTACTTTTGATACTCCGCCAGAAGCATTGATCATCGGACCTTTTGTACCTCTTACACCAGAAGGCTGA
- the gerPC gene encoding spore germination protein GerPC, protein MYQPYSYADSYQQLMERHHKKIQQLEKEIDELKKIVTELRSQPPLKIDRIEYKFDQLKIETLEGTLNVGISPQDLQNIGDLSTGQHPVPSPVYDPKNVVIHDLIEEKMNQYLDESVPQIISDTKDQLGIQPNESYLELISQDIKNQLKTRIRYHIGQLPPQVIQQESAEQVAEMVSARIRGEIQQGIYSFLTRFQSDPKGENPHNGV, encoded by the coding sequence ATGTACCAACCTTATTCCTATGCGGATTCATACCAACAACTCATGGAGAGACACCATAAAAAAATTCAACAGTTGGAAAAAGAAATTGATGAACTAAAAAAAATCGTGACAGAGCTTCGGTCACAGCCTCCTTTAAAAATCGATCGAATTGAATATAAGTTTGACCAATTAAAAATTGAGACACTAGAGGGTACATTGAATGTAGGAATATCGCCACAGGATTTGCAAAATATAGGAGATCTTTCGACTGGACAGCATCCTGTTCCCTCACCAGTCTACGATCCAAAAAATGTGGTGATTCATGATTTAATAGAAGAGAAAATGAATCAGTATCTCGACGAATCTGTCCCGCAGATTATTTCGGATACAAAAGATCAGCTTGGAATCCAGCCAAATGAGTCTTACCTAGAATTGATTAGCCAAGATATCAAGAATCAATTAAAAACAAGAATCCGATATCATATCGGGCAGCTACCGCCGCAAGTAATTCAACAGGAGTCAGCGGAGCAAGTTGCGGAAATGGTTTCTGCCCGTATCAGAGGTGAAATACAACAGGGAATCTACTCATTCCTGACACGTTTTCAATCTGATCCAAAAGGAGAGAATCCTCATAATGGAGTTTAA
- a CDS encoding spore germination protein GerPB, with product MNFYIQQSIYIHTLRVGSVTNSSVLQIGSSGSISANAYLYNTGGYVLPAPEADGVVGPVTQTGEAPGVEPSLVPLGAPTV from the coding sequence ATGAATTTTTATATTCAGCAATCTATTTATATCCATACACTGCGAGTTGGCAGTGTAACCAACTCATCTGTTTTACAGATTGGCAGCTCTGGCTCGATTTCTGCAAATGCCTATCTTTATAATACTGGCGGATATGTACTGCCGGCACCTGAAGCTGATGGAGTTGTAGGTCCTGTCACACAGACCGGCGAGGCTCCAGGTGTTGAACCTTCACTCGTTCCATTAGGAGCCCCAACTGTATAG
- a CDS encoding spore germination protein yields MPAVVGIVQVNSIGSSSVFHIGDVFSISPHSVTKTFAGAGSFNTGDGLYVVNHYSNTNAYDQEGIDMPIAFTL; encoded by the coding sequence ATGCCTGCAGTTGTTGGAATCGTTCAAGTTAATAGCATCGGCAGCAGTTCTGTTTTTCATATTGGGGATGTCTTCTCAATTTCACCTCATTCTGTAACCAAAACGTTTGCTGGAGCAGGATCCTTTAATACCGGTGACGGATTATACGTTGTGAATCACTACAGCAATACAAACGCGTATGATCAAGAAGGAATTGATATGCCAATTGCGTTTACATTATAG
- a CDS encoding DUF418 domain-containing protein gives MNGETANKERIVGIDAARGISLLGILLINMMSFHSPYVWVINPYSYWEGEINQSLFLFLEVFVAASFYPLFAFLFGFGVIKMIEKSKRMDLNPRHTLLRRFIFLLGIGIVHAFLIWTGDILITYAVTGFFLLFFLKSSVKTMITTGTLLLFIPNLLLFFFFWGVSGLIPIDEAESSGTDLDQISHIYMEGSFSEITNLRMEEWMYLNLNGIGLLLIILVSILPMVLLGAGFAKGNWAVTQSSGYFLKMGIVLFAVGIGLKMIPLLYHFRYEFIFLQDSIGGPILAAAYLFLCLSLVKTDKIGKIVTAISRAGRMSITLYLSQSIICTLIFYGYGLGQYGKVELWEGTLLALGLYLLQVACSYLWFNYYRMGPVEWVWRWYTYQEKPKLK, from the coding sequence GTGAATGGAGAAACTGCAAATAAGGAAAGAATCGTTGGGATTGATGCAGCACGTGGTATTTCTCTCTTAGGAATCTTATTAATCAACATGATGTCTTTTCATTCTCCTTATGTTTGGGTTATCAATCCCTATTCATACTGGGAGGGTGAAATCAATCAATCCCTTTTCCTTTTTTTAGAAGTTTTTGTGGCAGCCAGTTTTTATCCGTTATTTGCCTTTTTATTTGGCTTTGGAGTCATTAAAATGATTGAAAAATCGAAACGGATGGACCTGAATCCGCGACACACTCTCCTCAGGAGATTTATATTTTTATTAGGTATAGGTATAGTCCATGCTTTTTTGATTTGGACGGGGGATATTTTAATAACCTATGCGGTCACAGGATTTTTCCTCCTCTTCTTTTTGAAAAGCTCAGTTAAGACAATGATAACCACTGGTACTTTGCTTTTGTTTATACCAAACCTTCTCCTCTTCTTCTTTTTTTGGGGGGTCTCAGGATTAATTCCAATCGATGAGGCAGAAAGCTCAGGAACAGATTTAGATCAAATTAGTCACATTTATATGGAAGGAAGTTTTTCTGAGATAACAAATCTGAGGATGGAAGAATGGATGTATCTCAATCTAAATGGGATTGGGTTGCTATTGATCATTCTTGTCTCCATTTTACCAATGGTTTTATTAGGGGCAGGGTTTGCAAAGGGGAATTGGGCAGTAACCCAATCTTCCGGTTATTTTCTTAAGATGGGAATCGTACTGTTCGCAGTTGGAATCGGTTTAAAAATGATTCCTCTACTCTATCACTTTCGATACGAATTTATTTTTCTGCAAGATTCAATCGGAGGGCCAATCCTCGCAGCGGCTTACTTATTTCTTTGCTTAAGCCTGGTTAAGACAGATAAGATAGGAAAAATCGTGACAGCCATTTCAAGGGCAGGGCGCATGTCCATTACCCTCTATTTGTCTCAATCTATTATTTGTACCTTGATTTTTTACGGCTATGGCCTTGGGCAGTATGGAAAAGTAGAACTTTGGGAAGGGACATTATTGGCTTTAGGGCTCTATCTTTTGCAAGTAGCCTGCAGCTATCTATGGTTTAACTATTATCGAATGGGGCCCGTTGAGTGGGTATGGCGCTGGTATACTTATCAAGAAAAGCCAAAATTAAAATAA
- a CDS encoding bifunctional diguanylate cyclase/phosphodiesterase has translation MKTVSQLYKSEEAFVNFIIEHELPDYQNVLVNIFSGKISQNEILMMGKLITTHIPGAVIIGSTTDGEIASGAHTTEGILISFTVFEKTEIKSFSVKNINKFNASFLGEEIGSSYTSSDSKAIILYSSLNASETGQFLEGIKKTAPQVKIAGGRACDNGDYVQSFVFDGNEVIADGITGVVLDSNKLTAYVGHHSSWKEVGRSFLITKAIGANVYALEHKKPLQILRQYLGERFVERLPLSGSEFPFLLKNQDDKYPIFIHKKGDNGSIQLSQDVSEGDELTFAYADTEEIIEQTGKDLRKLTKKSIETIFLFPCMSRRRFLPDYTSYELEVFETIAPSVGFFCNGEIVDTDEKIRIDGNVLTYIALSETKQDKKEGAPLPKFKRSNQMNTMSTFTHLMEASTRDLQQMHDNIRVSEQYYRSLFDHNSDIVYSTDLQGRFTSVNRALEKVFGYEQSELVGKNAIKFIQAKETAKVRMHFYRTMRGKEQFYTLEVVSKTGQYYTLNMKNIPIIVNGEMVGIYGIGRDITEQIRTNEKVTHLAHYDLETGLANRTLFTEKVEMQIKAAVKKKRSLAVMFIDMDSFSLINDSLGHNAGDYILKELAYRIQNSLPKGSFLGRFGGDKFTVLATKSGKNQDFYEIAYNIFDKIKQPVLYDQQEYFVTSSVGVSIFPTDGTDTLTLFRNADTAMNRAKLMGGNRIVLFSNELNENVKKRLEMERDLRKALERNEFHLVFQPIVDIETKKFTGSEALLRWNHPQYGEVPPAVFIPIAEEIGIIKEIGKWVLHEACRQNARWHRLGFRDLTISVNVSAHQLLDPIFVIDVANTIDETGLPPEYLYLELTESVMIGNLQYCLRVMKDLQQLGVNLSIDDFGTGYSSLSYLKTLPVNRLKIDKTFIDQLSRNTPDLAVVQAVIMMGKGLNMKVVAEGVETKEQVTVLEELSCHFVQGFYFSKPLKEDAFEKELLVGLTSKI, from the coding sequence GTGAAAACAGTAAGTCAGCTTTATAAATCAGAGGAAGCCTTTGTTAATTTTATCATTGAACATGAGCTTCCAGACTATCAAAACGTGTTAGTGAACATCTTTAGCGGGAAAATCAGCCAGAATGAGATCTTAATGATGGGAAAACTCATTACAACACATATTCCTGGGGCCGTTATAATAGGGAGTACTACAGATGGCGAGATCGCTTCAGGGGCACACACCACTGAGGGTATTCTTATCTCCTTTACCGTCTTTGAAAAAACTGAAATAAAATCGTTTAGTGTTAAAAATATAAATAAGTTTAATGCAAGCTTTCTCGGTGAAGAAATCGGTTCATCATACACCTCGAGCGATTCAAAAGCGATTATCTTATATTCATCACTTAACGCTAGTGAAACGGGTCAATTTTTAGAAGGAATAAAAAAGACTGCCCCTCAGGTAAAGATTGCAGGGGGACGAGCTTGCGATAATGGCGATTATGTGCAATCGTTTGTCTTTGACGGGAATGAAGTGATTGCAGATGGGATTACAGGAGTTGTCCTGGATTCTAATAAACTGACCGCATATGTCGGACATCATTCAAGCTGGAAAGAGGTCGGCCGTTCTTTTTTAATAACCAAGGCAATCGGAGCAAATGTGTACGCTCTTGAGCATAAAAAGCCGCTCCAAATATTGCGGCAATATTTAGGGGAACGATTTGTGGAGCGCTTGCCGCTATCGGGTTCAGAATTTCCTTTTTTGCTAAAAAATCAAGATGATAAATACCCGATTTTTATACACAAAAAAGGAGACAATGGTTCTATTCAATTAAGTCAAGATGTCTCCGAGGGTGATGAGCTGACATTCGCATACGCAGATACAGAGGAAATTATTGAACAAACGGGAAAAGATCTAAGAAAGTTAACGAAAAAATCAATTGAGACGATTTTTCTGTTTCCATGTATGTCAAGAAGACGTTTCCTGCCTGATTACACCTCTTATGAATTAGAAGTGTTTGAAACCATAGCACCCTCCGTCGGATTTTTTTGTAATGGTGAAATTGTAGATACGGATGAAAAGATTCGAATCGATGGGAATGTCCTTACATACATAGCATTGAGTGAGACAAAGCAAGACAAAAAAGAGGGAGCGCCTTTACCTAAATTCAAAAGATCCAATCAGATGAACACGATGAGTACGTTTACTCATTTGATGGAAGCTTCTACTCGGGATCTTCAGCAAATGCATGATAATATCCGAGTTTCCGAGCAATATTACCGTTCTTTGTTTGATCATAATTCCGATATTGTGTATTCGACCGATTTACAGGGGAGATTTACGAGTGTCAACCGGGCTTTAGAAAAAGTATTTGGATACGAACAATCGGAGCTAGTCGGCAAGAATGCAATAAAATTTATTCAGGCTAAAGAAACTGCAAAAGTAAGAATGCATTTTTATCGGACGATGAGGGGAAAAGAACAATTTTACACTCTCGAAGTTGTCTCAAAGACTGGACAATATTACACGCTAAATATGAAAAATATCCCCATAATTGTAAACGGGGAGATGGTTGGGATTTATGGAATCGGACGTGACATAACCGAGCAAATTCGAACAAATGAAAAAGTGACCCATTTAGCCCATTATGACCTTGAAACAGGCCTGGCAAATCGAACTTTATTTACAGAGAAAGTGGAAATGCAAATAAAAGCAGCGGTAAAGAAAAAGCGGTCCTTAGCCGTTATGTTTATTGATATGGACAGCTTCTCACTGATTAATGACAGTCTTGGCCATAATGCGGGTGACTATATTTTAAAAGAGCTTGCCTACCGGATTCAAAACTCTCTGCCAAAAGGGTCTTTTTTAGGACGGTTTGGCGGTGATAAGTTTACAGTCCTTGCAACAAAGAGCGGGAAAAACCAAGATTTTTACGAAATTGCCTATAATATTTTTGACAAAATTAAGCAGCCTGTGTTGTATGATCAGCAGGAGTATTTTGTGACTTCAAGTGTCGGCGTCAGTATTTTCCCGACAGATGGGACAGATACTCTAACCTTGTTCCGAAATGCAGATACAGCGATGAACCGTGCCAAATTAATGGGCGGTAACAGAATTGTCCTGTTCTCGAACGAATTAAATGAAAATGTAAAAAAGCGGCTTGAGATGGAGAGAGATTTGCGGAAAGCATTAGAGCGGAATGAATTTCACCTAGTCTTTCAGCCGATTGTAGATATAGAGACAAAAAAATTCACCGGAAGTGAAGCTTTATTAAGGTGGAATCACCCTCAATATGGGGAAGTACCTCCTGCCGTATTCATACCGATTGCTGAAGAAATAGGAATTATTAAGGAAATCGGGAAATGGGTTTTACATGAAGCATGCAGGCAAAATGCGAGATGGCATCGGTTAGGATTTCGTGATTTAACCATCTCTGTCAACGTCTCCGCTCATCAATTATTAGATCCGATTTTTGTAATAGATGTTGCCAATACGATTGATGAGACGGGTTTGCCGCCGGAATATTTATATCTGGAACTGACCGAAAGTGTCATGATAGGCAATTTACAATATTGTTTAAGAGTGATGAAGGATCTTCAGCAGCTTGGAGTAAATCTCTCTATCGACGATTTTGGGACAGGCTATTCATCTTTAAGCTATTTAAAAACTTTACCAGTAAACCGGCTTAAGATTGATAAAACTTTTATAGACCAACTTTCCAGGAACACACCGGACCTTGCAGTGGTTCAGGCAGTTATTATGATGGGAAAAGGGTTAAATATGAAAGTGGTGGCAGAAGGGGTTGAAACAAAAGAACAGGTTACGGTTCTTGAGGAACTCAGCTGTCATTTTGTTCAAGGCTTTTACTTTAGCAAGCCTTTAAAAGAGGATGCTTTTGAGAAGGAACTACTTGTCGGACTAACTTCCAAAATATAA
- a CDS encoding DUF2777 domain-containing protein, with translation MDVSRYKIFEHQSRSFSEGTLEYINDQWVFFDDESEEASLLEDFLFQEVEVFSNHRWRKGKLIETDKVRLSNEDFDLQNATKIRIRKNLVYSLERLLEDLHEDAFLQFVMTLNSMEFSIYDCIYCHNHLSFLKEKKNQNGVNMMIFDNGEVICAVQHHFEYFKRINDRFEFTLSTGKRVVIEKLA, from the coding sequence ATGGATGTAAGCCGTTATAAAATTTTTGAGCATCAATCCAGATCCTTTTCTGAGGGAACACTTGAATACATTAATGATCAATGGGTATTCTTTGATGATGAAAGCGAGGAAGCCTCATTACTTGAAGACTTTTTATTCCAGGAAGTTGAGGTTTTTTCTAACCATAGATGGCGTAAAGGTAAGCTGATTGAAACCGATAAAGTGAGACTGTCCAACGAAGATTTTGACCTGCAAAATGCAACAAAAATTCGGATCCGTAAAAATCTGGTGTATTCCCTTGAACGATTATTGGAGGATCTGCATGAAGATGCCTTTTTACAATTTGTTATGACCCTAAACTCGATGGAGTTTTCCATTTATGACTGTATATACTGTCACAATCATTTATCATTTCTTAAAGAAAAGAAAAATCAAAATGGTGTAAATATGATGATTTTCGATAATGGAGAAGTCATATGTGCAGTTCAGCATCATTTTGAATATTTCAAAAGGATCAATGACCGATTTGAATTTACCCTTAGTACGGGGAAAAGAGTCGTAATTGAAAAGCTGGCATGA